The Nocardioides humi genome includes a region encoding these proteins:
- a CDS encoding nuclear transport factor 2 family protein, which produces MDLQELIDRAEIADAITRYTLAVDEGDFDRLDTVFTPDAHIDYTESGGVVDSYPVVKAWLAEVLPGFSAHRLHTVGQIAFDFADSHDEAAVTAYFHNPMRLSSFDRPDGKGGERVVEVGGLYRHTFVRTADGWRSRRLHEQVVWTRGF; this is translated from the coding sequence GTGGACCTGCAGGAGCTGATCGACCGCGCCGAGATCGCCGACGCGATCACCCGCTACACCCTCGCCGTCGACGAGGGCGACTTCGACCGCCTCGACACCGTCTTCACCCCCGACGCCCACATCGACTACACCGAGAGCGGCGGCGTCGTCGACAGCTACCCGGTCGTCAAGGCCTGGCTCGCCGAGGTGCTGCCGGGGTTCTCCGCCCACCGGCTGCACACGGTCGGGCAGATCGCCTTCGACTTCGCCGACTCCCACGACGAGGCCGCCGTGACGGCGTACTTCCACAACCCGATGCGGCTGTCCTCATTCGATCGGCCAGACGGCAAGGGCGGTGAGCGGGTGGTCGAGGTCGGCGGCCTGTATCGGCACACCTTCGTGCGGACGGCGGACGGCTGGCGCTCCCGGAGGCTGCACGAGCAGGTCGTCTGGACCCGCGGCTTCTGA
- a CDS encoding helix-turn-helix domain-containing protein yields MLEVHPADADDALARSPRSLTRLVQGDVGLSFVALRARVRLHRSTYEIARGRPLAGVASAVGYRSPASYGAAFRAATGLSPGCF; encoded by the coding sequence GTGCTGGAGGTACACCCCGCCGACGCTGACGACGCCCTCGCGCGCAGCCCGCGCTCGCTCACCCGGCTCGTCCAGGGCGACGTCGGCCTCTCGTTCGTCGCGCTCCGGGCGCGGGTCCGGCTGCACCGGTCGACGTACGAGATCGCCCGGGGGCGCCCGCTCGCCGGGGTGGCGAGCGCCGTCGGCTACCGGTCGCCGGCGTCGTACGGCGCCGCGTTCCGGGCGGCGACCGGACTGAGCCCGGGCTGCTTCTGA